One segment of Primulina tabacum isolate GXHZ01 chromosome 14, ASM2559414v2, whole genome shotgun sequence DNA contains the following:
- the LOC142524173 gene encoding large ribosomal subunit protein P1-like isoform X2, translated as MSVAELACSYAALILHDDGIAVTAEKIAALVKAGGLTVESYWPSLFAKLCEKRNIEDLVMNVGSGGGSAAVAVSAPAGGTAAGSAAAAAPVAEEEKEPKEESDDDMGFSLFD; from the exons ATGTCGGTTGCAGAGCTTGCCTGCTCCTATGCGGCCTTGATCCTTCACGACGACGGAATCGCTGTCACT gcGGAGAAAATTGCAGCTCTGGTGAAGGCGGGTGGGTTGACGGTGGAATCGTATTGGCCGAGTCTATTTGCTAAACTTTGTGAGAAGAGGAACATTGAAGATCTTGTCATGAACGTCGGCTCCGGAGGTGGCAGTGCTGCCGTTGCAGTTTCCGCTCCTGCAGGGGGTACTGCTGCTGGTTCCGCTGCCGCGGCTGCCCCGGTTGCCGAGGAGGAGAAG GAACCGAAAGAGGAGAGTGATGATGACATGGGATTCAGCTTGTTCGACTAG
- the LOC142524173 gene encoding large ribosomal subunit protein P1-like isoform X1, producing MSVAELACSYAALILHDDGIAVTAEKIAALVKAGGLTVESYWPSLFAKLCEKRNIEDLVMNVGSGGGSAAVAVSAPAGGTAAGSAAAAAPVAEEEKEEPKEESDDDMGFSLFD from the exons ATGTCGGTTGCAGAGCTTGCCTGCTCCTATGCGGCCTTGATCCTTCACGACGACGGAATCGCTGTCACT gcGGAGAAAATTGCAGCTCTGGTGAAGGCGGGTGGGTTGACGGTGGAATCGTATTGGCCGAGTCTATTTGCTAAACTTTGTGAGAAGAGGAACATTGAAGATCTTGTCATGAACGTCGGCTCCGGAGGTGGCAGTGCTGCCGTTGCAGTTTCCGCTCCTGCAGGGGGTACTGCTGCTGGTTCCGCTGCCGCGGCTGCCCCGGTTGCCGAGGAGGAGAAG GAGGAACCGAAAGAGGAGAGTGATGATGACATGGGATTCAGCTTGTTCGACTAG